One window of Amaranthus tricolor cultivar Red isolate AtriRed21 chromosome 13, ASM2621246v1, whole genome shotgun sequence genomic DNA carries:
- the LOC130798550 gene encoding peptidyl-prolyl cis-trans isomerase CYP63 — protein MAKKKNPNVFLDVSIGGDPVQRIVIELFEDVVPKTAENFRVLCTGEKGVGAATGKPLHFKGSSFHRIIKGFMAQGGDFSKGDGTGGESIYGGKFADENFKLEHNGPGLLSMANSGRDTNGSQFFVTFKRTPHLDGKHVVFGKVVKGMDVVKKMEQVGTSDGRPSEQVKIVECGEVFAGKNETPVRPEKGKVKRLKKPSGSDDCLDGKARGRRKKSPKDRRRKRRRHTSSDSYSSSSYSDSDSDSYSSDSDSSSSGSESDDSSSSSDGRRRKRKRSSKVPKRVPKKRGGNKKRSEHNGKSRRKSRQSSESSSASDSDSETSSSKSGSKEEKPRRHTSSKLEKKSSDKQEVVYEQRVVDDPKDVEGASHKINHVSNDANGKESESRKDFELLSSDDGREQPRGKYHSPKRSVSPRRNSSVSPDKERKWSPEPRHEDIPPPADPVIPPASAQDQEASKATSDDGQPKRVRKGRGFTEKFAFARRYKTPSPERSPCRPFNYGGRNYYDSNRDRVSSYRGSYDRSDRRRYRSPIRRRSPRRSRSPSRSPTNNRGPRRDRSRSPIRAVSPRDKRPAISDRLRSRLGPQADNRRSPKARSRSRDCSLKHRKRGSGSPTRSTSNSPIEQRGLVSYADISP, from the exons ATGGCTAAGAAGAAGAACCCTAATGTGTTTCTAGATGTGTCAATTGGTGGGGATCCTGTCCAAAGGATTGTTATTGAG CTTTTTGAAGATGTTGTTCCTAAAACAGCTGAAAACTTCCGAGTACTATGTACAG GTGAGAAAGGCGTTGGAGCTGCTACAGGGAAACCTTTACACTTCAAGGGATCAAGTTTTCATCGCATCATTAAAGGATTTATGGCCCAA GGAGGTGATTTTTCAAAGGGAGATG GCACTGGTGGAGAAAGTATCTATGGTGGCAAATTTGCAG ATGAAAATTTCAAATTGGAGCATAATGGACCTGGACTTCTCTCTATGGCGAACAGTGGACGCGATACGAATGGATCCCAGTTCTTTGTAACCTTCAAACGCACACCTCATCTTGATGG GAAGCACGTTGTCTTTGGAAAGGTGGTGAAAGGGATGGATGTTGTGAAGAAAATGGAACAAGTTGGGACTTCTGATGGTCGTCCTTCTGAACAAGTGAAAATAGTAGAATGTGGTGAAGTTTTTGCTGGTAAAAATGAAACTCCTGTTAGGCCAGAGAAAG GAAAAGTAAAAAGATTAAAGAAACCTTCAGGTTCTGATGATTGTTTGGACGGCAAGGCTCGAGGACGGCGTAAGAAATCTCCAAAAGACAGAAGGAGAAAGAGGAGGAGACACACATCGTCTGACTCATATAGCAGCTCATCTTATTCTGATTCAGATTCTGATTCCTACTCTTCAGACTCGGATTCTTCGAGTTCTGGTTCAGAGTCTGATGACTCCAGTTCTTCCAGTGATGGAAGGCGCCGTAAGAGGAAGAGATCCTCTAAAGTCCCTAAGCGGGTGCCAAAAAAGCGCGGTGGGAACAAAAAGAGAAGTGAACATAATGGGAAATCAAGACGCAAGTCTAGACA GAGTTCTGAAAGCTCCAGTGCGAGTGACAGTGACAGTGAAACAAGCAGTAGCAAGAGTGGCTCCAAGGAAGAGAAGCCTAGACGTCATACGTCTTCAA AGTTGGAAAAGAAATCTTCTGACAAGCAAGAGGTGGTATATGAGCAGAGAGTGGTGGATGACCCAAAAGATGTGGAGGGTGCTTCTCACAAAATAAATCATGTTTCAAACGATGCTAATGGCAAAGAATCTGAATCTAGGAAAGATTTTGAATTACTTTCTTCTGATGATGGCAGAGAGCAACCTAG GGGAAAATATCATAGTCCAAAGAGAAGTGTTAGTCCAAGGAGGAACTCTAGTGTAAGCCCTGATAAGGAGCGAAAATGGAGTCCCGAGCCAAGACATGAGGATATACCTCCTCCTGCGGACCCTGTTATACCTCCTGCTTCTGCCCAGGATCAAGAAGCTTCTAAAGCAACTTCTGACGATGGTCAACCTAAACGTGTCAGAAAGGGGCGAGGATTTACCGAGAAGTTTGCCTTTGCACGCCGATACAAAACCCCTTCTCCAGAGCGCTCGCCCTGCAGGCCTTTCAACTATGGTGGTAGGAATTACTATGACAGCAATCGTGATAG GGTTTCGAGCTACAGGGGTAGTTATGATCGCTCAGATCGTCGGCGATACAGGAGCCCTATAAGAAGACGATCCCCAAG GAGAAGCCGAAGTCCATCTCGCAGTCCAACTAATAACCGTGGACCCAGACGAGATCGGAGCCGGAGTCCCATTCGTGCTGTCAGTCCAAGGGACAAGCGCCCAGCAATCAGCGATAGGTTACGGTCCCGTCTTGGCCCGCAAGCTGACAATCGGCGTTCTCCCAAAGCAAGATCAAGATCTAGAGATTGTTCATTGAAGCACCGGAAAAGAGGTTCTGGATCTCCTACCCGGTCAACCTCAAACTCACCCATCGAGCAGAGAGGTCTGGTATCTTATGCAGACATTAGCCCCTGA
- the LOC130798549 gene encoding repetitive proline-rich cell wall protein 2-like: MEGGSFLNFTFLLLVLALASSSLISPFIAEARQKQVHQNNGHHHVKPSPVPPPLLSPTETPPTETPPTETPPTQTPPTETPPTETPPTETPPTETPPTETPPTETPPTETPPTETPPTETPPTETPPTETPPTETPPTETPPTETPPTETPPTETPPTETPPTETPATGTPWAPPNPYDIGVPGPDPPPGYVIPPYQTHGCHYPCMDSNDCDWPCTVCCWNNTCCYDWPEDPPMFR, from the exons ATGGAAGGAGGTTCATTTCTCAACTTTACTTTTCTGCTGCTTGTACTGGCTCTCGCTTCTTCATCAT TGATTTCTCCATTTATAGCAGAAGCAAGACAAAAGCAAGTGCATCAAAACAATGGCCACCACCATGTGAAGCCTTCCCCTGTACCACCACCACTGCTGTCACCAACTGAAACACCACCAACTGAAACACCACCGACTGAGACACCACCAACTCAAACACCGCCAACTGAAACACCACCGACCGAGACACCACCAACTGAAACACCACCAACTGAGACACCACCAACTGAAACACCGCCAACTGAAACACCACCAACTGAGACACCACCAACTGAAACACCGCCAACTGAAACACCACCAACTGAGACACCACCAACTGAAACACCGCCAACTGAAACACCACCAACTGAAACACCACCGACTGAGACACCACCAACTGAAACACCGCCAACTGAAACACCACCGACCGAGACACCACCAACTGAGACACCGGCAACAGGTACACCATGGGCACCACCGAATCCATATGACATAGGAGTGCCAGGACCAGATCCACCACCAGGATACGTGATTCCCCCGTATCAAACCCATGGTTGTCACTACCCCTGCATGGACTCTAATGACTGTGATTGGCCATGTACAGTCTGTTGTTGGAATAACACTTGTTGCTATGACTGGCCAGAAGACCCCCCTATGTTTCGTTAA
- the LOC130798554 gene encoding uncharacterized protein LOC130798554: protein MAKPSPNIPYNEVDYSASATLIYYDHPLPLLRGPIPAGPTDDPNLGPYVLAFPTQQSFFSSFKFCQSKLREQCESGLRIGCSLIASEKCKPPWWKTLSGKVDFKERSACEEREMVACLQDSKEKCETFALEKSLDPFKWARIAAPKKKMGKKEVGRLISWVSGLGFWNGNQSGLLYELNLSSETMYYRGSEIMGDENQLN from the coding sequence ATGGCGAAACCATCACCAAACATCCCCTACAACGAAGTGGACTACTCAGCCTCAGCAACCCTAATCTACTACGACCACCCTCTTCCACTCCTTCGTGGACCGATCCCCGCCGGCCCAACCGACGATCCAAACCTAGGCCCATACGTTCTAGCATTCCCAACGCAACAATCCTTCTTCTCATCTTTCAAATTCTGTCAATCAAAGCTTCGAGAGCAGTGCGAATCTGGGTTACGAATTGGGTGCTCCTTAATCGCTTCTGAGAAGTGTAAACCTCCATGGTGGAAAACCCTTTCTGGGAAAGTCGATTTTAAGGAAAGAAGCGCGTGTGAGGAGAGAGAAATGGTTGCCTGTCTTCAAGATTCTAAGGAAAAATGTGAAACTTTTGCGTTGGAGAAGAGTTTGGATCCGTTCAAGTGGGCCCGGATTGCTGCGCCAAAGAAAAAGATGGGCAAGAAGGAAGTGGGTCGATTGATTTCTTGGGTTTCCGGTTTGGGGTTTTGGAATGGGAATCAATCAGGATTACTTTATGAGTTGAATTTGAGTTCGGAAACTATGTATTATAGAGGGTCGGAGATAATGGGAGATGAAAATCAACTCAATTGA